One Bombina bombina isolate aBomBom1 chromosome 5, aBomBom1.pri, whole genome shotgun sequence DNA segment encodes these proteins:
- the LOC128660779 gene encoding uncharacterized protein LOC128660779, with protein sequence MHRSRRSTLPPRRYQSEQEPPAPAKEKIKISVQSISEEDLDIIPPTQYTTVVSAQVHNVEEQGPIDIELAQESPRPQALQTQQANLPLDSVQASFLSAVPPAAMSAVSDLLKNIISAMAAASPGPSVTPAVFPPDPSSQDPDPALTTPSRHRPFTPLIEAPHVATRGPQPGRNMAPVTAPQPSTPGLAPGRTIPEAHAIPGPMLLPPGPSDLLRQPRGPGPTSGVNAMLVTSPEADIGTSGLADSRAVTRTSAPGATPLAGEHREPSLAVGGLSVGGQRGINSASKLRKRTANLNVNPQGHQRGRSIIRGSTRQIASDRGRGTRRVNPSRAMRPLQFIQMGHNANAVQQAAPDVINPHRADSGLVQAAAQPHDIVSNNSLHVNQGNVQSMHVNQNIEHHLPSHHLPSPIGVNAALNGVNVQAAPQGYNTPLVGIHNANGQSLSQLQHPIMLGIQGVQPLDQGIHSPIAATQGAHAHSLNHAQSISQACHNPIVDQQGVNAQTSANGQSVSQGFHTPLHIAHPPLATDNPDTSIGQSARQILSLLQGAIGSQSAAKTRTNTATVMSGADAEVPSSITAGAAATTSTAQQGSSGLALQNQPAGQSVSSMGQGPPAISHGTTPGVKRIWIVGHSFVHWASLRCASLPFGQSLGLPTNKASVRWLGDRGMCWPQLAGTISEALVRWGKPHIIILHLGGNDVGAIPVLQLIKVMQADIGWLRVRIPGVMIGWSHIIPRLHWRHMSAHTAAYRVRKKINASVAKTVTGSGGFVVRHEAISADRTELYRRDKVHLSDVGLDLFIGDIQRALLPLL encoded by the exons atgcatcgttccaggcgttccactctgcctcccagacgttaccagtcggaacaggaacctcctgcacctgcaaaagaaaaaataaagataagtgttcaatctatttctgaggaggatttagatatcattcccccaactcaatatactactgttgtgtcagcccaggttcataatgtggaagagcagggacctattgatattgagttagctcaggaatcccccagacctcaagcattgcagacccagcaggctaatttaccccttgatagtgtacaggcctcatttttaagtgctgtaccccctgctgctatgtcagcagtttctgacctattgaaaaacataatatccgctatggctgcagcctccccagggcccagtgtgacaccagctgttttccctcctgatccttctagtcaggatccggatcctgctttaactacccccagcaggcatcgccctttcacacctctcattGAGGCACCACACGTGGCAACACGCGGTCCCCAGCCCGGCCGGAACATGGCCCCTGTAACGGCCCCTCAGCCCTCTACACCCGGACTTGCCCCTGGTCGCACCATACCCGAGGCCCATGCCATCCCAGGGCCTATGCTGCTCCCCCCGGGGCCTAGCGATCTCCTTCGCCAGCCGCGTGGTCCGGGTCCGACTTCCGGTGTCAACGCCAtgttagtgacgtcaccggaagcggacatcggcacttccggcttggcagattcccgcgcggtcacaaggacatcggctcccggggcaacgccactcgcaggtgagcaccgagagccgtccttggccgttggcgggttatcagtggggggtcAGAGGGGCATTAACAGCGCAAGCAAACTGCGCAAGCGAACGGCAAATTTGAACGTTAATCCTCAGGGGcatcaaaggggtcgctccatcataagaggtagtaccaggcagatagccagtgataggggtagggggacacgcagagttaacccttccagggcaatgaggccattacagtttatacaaatgggacataacgcaaatgccgttcagcaggccgctcccgatgttattaacccacacagggctgatagtggtttagtgcaagcggccgctcagccgcaTGATATTGTGTCTAATAATAGCCTGCATGTGAATCAAGGCAATGTGCAAAGTATGCATGTTAATCAAAACATTGAGCATCATTTACCGTCTCATCATTTACCATCCCCCATTGGTGTGAATGCGGCTTTGAATGGTGTGAACGTACAAGCAGCTCCTCAGGGATATAATACACCCCTGGTTGGCATACATAATGCGAATGGGCAATCTTTAAGCCAGCTACAACATCCCATTATGTTAGGCATACAAGGAGTACAACCCCTTGATCAGGGTATCCACTCCCCCATTGCAGCCACGCAgggcgctcatgcacactcattaaaccatgcacaatcaataagccaggcatgccataaccctattgtagaccagcagggtgtgaatgctcagacatctgcgaatggacagtcagtgagtcagggatttcatacaccacttcatatagctcatccaccccttgctactgataatccagacacatccattgggcaaagtgctcgccaaattctttctcttttgcagggggcaattggatcacaaagtgcagcaaaaacacggaccaacactgccacagtcatgagtgGGGCGGATGCAGAAGTTCCAAgcagcattacagcaggagcagcagCCACCACTTCCACTGCACAGCAAGGGTCTTCAGGACTCGCCCTCCAAAACCAGCCAGCAGGCCAGTCCGTTTCCAGCATGggtcagggacctcctgccattagtcacg gcactacccccggggtgaagcgaatctggattgtgggccactcctttgtccactgggcctccctacgctgtgcgtccctcccatttggccaatccctaggtctccctaccaacaaggcatccgttaggtggttgggtgatagggggatgtgctggccccaattagcaggaaccatatccgaggccctggtacgctgggggaagcctcacattattattcttcacctagggggtaacgatgtgggggccataccagttttacagttgattaaggttatgcaggcagacattgggtggctaagagtacgcatcccgggggtcatgatagggtggtcccatataataccccgtctccactggaggcatatgtcggcccatacggcggcataccgggttaggaagaagatcaatgcgtctgtagcgaaaaccgtcactgggtcaggtggcttcgtggtacggcacgaagccatttcggctgatagaaccgagctatatagaagggataaagttcacctttctgatgtggggctggatttattcataggggacattcagagagctctgttacccctcctgtaa